In Alosa alosa isolate M-15738 ecotype Scorff River chromosome 23, AALO_Geno_1.1, whole genome shotgun sequence, a single window of DNA contains:
- the tlk1b gene encoding serine/threonine-protein kinase tousled-like 1-B isoform X1 yields the protein MSVQSSSGSSGSLEGPPSWSQFSSQAPGLVSQQNISAPVKAREGGMEELQSLDPRRQELLEARFMGAAGGGSTGGSTGSASGGAKGLTNNECSNHSFGSLGSSSDKESENSDMKRGGSPAYSTPEKKHSESSRGRKRKAADNQSESNQGKSSARGGPKISDYFDFQGGNGSSPVRGLPPVLRSPLNSHSHSAPGSIIRQNSSSPTSLCSADHMMHPKQLSSRSMQTDLTLLKLAALESNKNQDLEKKEGRIDDLLRANCDLRRQIDEQQKLLEKYKERLNKCITMSKKLLIEKSTQEKQSCREKSMQDRLRLGHFTTVRHGASYTEQWTDGYAFQNLVKQQEWVNQQREDIERQRKLLAKRKPPSSNPSQSPSPNSEAKQRKTKAVNGADNDPFLKPSLPTLLTLAEYHEQEEIFKLRLGHLKKEEAEIQVELERLERVRNLHIRELKRINNEDSSQFKDHPTLNERYLLLHLLGRGGFSEVYKAFDLFEQRYAAVKIHQLNKNWREEKKENYHKHACREYRIHKQLDHPRIVKLYDYFSLDTDTFCTVLEFCEGNDLDFYLKQHKLMSEKEARSIIMQIVNALKYLNEIKPPIIHYDLKPGNILLVDGTACGEIKITDFGLSKIMDDDNYGVDGMDLTSQGAGTYWYLPPECFVVGKEPPKISNKVDVWSVGVIFFQCLYGRKPFGHNQSQQDILQENTILKATEVQFPVKPVASNEAKAFIRRCLAYRKEDRFDVQQLCSDSYLLPHMRRSNSSGNLQAPPSSPASSGIISY from the exons GTGGGATGGAGGAGCTGCAGTCTCTGGACCCGCGGAGGCAGGAACTGCTGGAGGCGCGCTTCATGGGAGCGGCAGGAGGAGGCAGCACAGGGGGCAGCACAGGCAGTGCCAGCGGGGGCGCAAAA GGCTTGACTAACAATGAATGCTCCAATCACAGCTTTGGCAGTTTGGGCTCATCCAGCGACAAAGAGTCAGAG AACTCTGACATGAAGCGGGGCGGCTCACCCGCATATTCg ACTCCCGAAAAGAAGCACTCGGAATCCTCCAGAGGCCGGAAGAGGAAAGCTGCCGACAACCAATCAGAGAGCAACCAAG GGAAGTCGTCTGCAAGAGGAGGGCCGAAAATCAGCGACTATTTTGAT TTTCAGGGGGGAAATGGCTCTAGTCCGGTGAGAGGTCTTCCCCCAGTACTCCGCTCCCCTCTGAACTCACATTCCCACTCAGCACCTGGCTCCATT ATCAGACAGAATAGCTCCTCCCCAACCAGCCTTTGCTCTGCGGACCACATGATGCACCCTAAACAGCTCAGCAGCAGGAGCATGCAG ACTGACCTGACTCTGCTGAAGCTGGCAGCTCTTGAGAGCAACAAGAATCAGGACCTGGAGAAGAAGGAGGGGAGGATAGACGATCTGCTCAGG gcAAACTGTGACCTCAGGAGACAGATAGACGAGCAGCAGAAGCTCCTGGAAAAGTACAAGGAGCGCCTGAACAAGTGCATCACCATGAGCAAGAAACTGCTCATCGAGAAG agcacACAGGAGAAGCAGTCGTGTCGGGAGAAGAGCATGCAGGACCGACTGCGTCTGGGCCACTTCACCACCGTCAGACACGGAGCCTCCTACACAGAGCAGTGGACTGACGGCTACGCCTTCCAGAACCTCGTCAA gcaGCAGGAGTGGGTGAACCAGCAGAGGGAGGACATTGAGAGGCAGAGGAAGCTGCTGGCCAAGCGCAAGCCTCCCAGCTCCAACCCCTCCCAGAGCCCCTCCCCCAACAGCGAGGCCAAGCAGAGGAAAACCAAAGCAGTCAACGGAGCCGACAACGACCCCTTCCTCAAACCCAGCCTGCCCACGCT gCTGACTCTAGCAGAATATCATGAGCAAGAGGAGATCTTCAAACTGAGGCTCGGCCATCTCAAGAag GAGGAGGCTGAGATCCAGGTGGAACTTGAACGACTGGAGCGTGTGCGGAACCTCCACATTCGAGAGCTGAAGAGGATCAACAATGAAGACAGCTCTCA gttcAAAGACCATCCCACTCTGAATGAGCGCTACCTGCTGCTGCACTTGCTAGGCCGAGGAGGCTTCAGTGAAGTTTACAAG GCGTTTGACTTGTTTGAGCAGCGCTACGCTGCAGTCAAAATCCACCAGCTCAACAAGAActggagggaggagaaaaaggAGAACTACCACAA ACATGCCTGTCGAGAATACAGGATCCACAAGCAACTGGACCATCCCAGAATAGTCAAATTGTATGACTATTTTTCCTTGGACACAGACAC GTTCTGCACGGTTCTTGAGTTCTGCGAGGGGAACGATCTGGACTTCTACCTGAAGCAGCACAAGCTGATGTCTGAGAAGGAGGCGCGCTCCATCATCATGCAGATCGTCAACGCGCTCAAGTACCTCAACGAGATCAAACCGCCCATCATCCACTATGACCTTaagccag gcaACATACTGTTGGTGGATGGGACAGCCTGTGGTGAGATTAAGATCACAGACTTTGGCCTGTCCAAGATCATGGATGACGACAACTATGGCGTGGATGGGATGGACCTCACTTCACAAGGGGCCGGAACTTACTG GTACCTGCCTCCAGAGTGCTTTGTCGTGGGAAAAGAACCTCCAAAGATCTCCAATAAAGTAGACGTTTGGTCTGTGGGAGTCATATTCTTCCAGTGTCTGTACGGCCGCAAG CCGTTTGGACACAACCAGTCTCAGCAGGACATCCTTCAGGAGAACACCATCCTCAAAGCCACTGAGGTGCAGTTCCCTGTCAAACCCGTCGCCAGCAACGAGGCCAAg gCGTTTATCCGGCGCTGCCTGGCCTACAGGAAAGAGGACCGCTTTGACGTGCAGCAGCTGTGCAGTGACTCGTACCTGCTGCCTCACATGCGGCGCTCCAATTCGTCGGGCAACCTGCAAGCCCCGCCCTCTAGCCCAGCCTCCTCAGGCATCATCTCCTACTGA
- the tlk1b gene encoding serine/threonine-protein kinase tousled-like 1-B isoform X2, with protein MEELQSLDPRRQELLEARFMGAAGGGSTGGSTGSASGGAKGLTNNECSNHSFGSLGSSSDKESENSDMKRGGSPAYSTPEKKHSESSRGRKRKAADNQSESNQGKSSARGGPKISDYFDFQGGNGSSPVRGLPPVLRSPLNSHSHSAPGSIIRQNSSSPTSLCSADHMMHPKQLSSRSMQTDLTLLKLAALESNKNQDLEKKEGRIDDLLRANCDLRRQIDEQQKLLEKYKERLNKCITMSKKLLIEKSTQEKQSCREKSMQDRLRLGHFTTVRHGASYTEQWTDGYAFQNLVKQQEWVNQQREDIERQRKLLAKRKPPSSNPSQSPSPNSEAKQRKTKAVNGADNDPFLKPSLPTLLTLAEYHEQEEIFKLRLGHLKKEEAEIQVELERLERVRNLHIRELKRINNEDSSQFKDHPTLNERYLLLHLLGRGGFSEVYKAFDLFEQRYAAVKIHQLNKNWREEKKENYHKHACREYRIHKQLDHPRIVKLYDYFSLDTDTFCTVLEFCEGNDLDFYLKQHKLMSEKEARSIIMQIVNALKYLNEIKPPIIHYDLKPGNILLVDGTACGEIKITDFGLSKIMDDDNYGVDGMDLTSQGAGTYWYLPPECFVVGKEPPKISNKVDVWSVGVIFFQCLYGRKPFGHNQSQQDILQENTILKATEVQFPVKPVASNEAKAFIRRCLAYRKEDRFDVQQLCSDSYLLPHMRRSNSSGNLQAPPSSPASSGIISY; from the exons ATGGAGGAGCTGCAGTCTCTGGACCCGCGGAGGCAGGAACTGCTGGAGGCGCGCTTCATGGGAGCGGCAGGAGGAGGCAGCACAGGGGGCAGCACAGGCAGTGCCAGCGGGGGCGCAAAA GGCTTGACTAACAATGAATGCTCCAATCACAGCTTTGGCAGTTTGGGCTCATCCAGCGACAAAGAGTCAGAG AACTCTGACATGAAGCGGGGCGGCTCACCCGCATATTCg ACTCCCGAAAAGAAGCACTCGGAATCCTCCAGAGGCCGGAAGAGGAAAGCTGCCGACAACCAATCAGAGAGCAACCAAG GGAAGTCGTCTGCAAGAGGAGGGCCGAAAATCAGCGACTATTTTGAT TTTCAGGGGGGAAATGGCTCTAGTCCGGTGAGAGGTCTTCCCCCAGTACTCCGCTCCCCTCTGAACTCACATTCCCACTCAGCACCTGGCTCCATT ATCAGACAGAATAGCTCCTCCCCAACCAGCCTTTGCTCTGCGGACCACATGATGCACCCTAAACAGCTCAGCAGCAGGAGCATGCAG ACTGACCTGACTCTGCTGAAGCTGGCAGCTCTTGAGAGCAACAAGAATCAGGACCTGGAGAAGAAGGAGGGGAGGATAGACGATCTGCTCAGG gcAAACTGTGACCTCAGGAGACAGATAGACGAGCAGCAGAAGCTCCTGGAAAAGTACAAGGAGCGCCTGAACAAGTGCATCACCATGAGCAAGAAACTGCTCATCGAGAAG agcacACAGGAGAAGCAGTCGTGTCGGGAGAAGAGCATGCAGGACCGACTGCGTCTGGGCCACTTCACCACCGTCAGACACGGAGCCTCCTACACAGAGCAGTGGACTGACGGCTACGCCTTCCAGAACCTCGTCAA gcaGCAGGAGTGGGTGAACCAGCAGAGGGAGGACATTGAGAGGCAGAGGAAGCTGCTGGCCAAGCGCAAGCCTCCCAGCTCCAACCCCTCCCAGAGCCCCTCCCCCAACAGCGAGGCCAAGCAGAGGAAAACCAAAGCAGTCAACGGAGCCGACAACGACCCCTTCCTCAAACCCAGCCTGCCCACGCT gCTGACTCTAGCAGAATATCATGAGCAAGAGGAGATCTTCAAACTGAGGCTCGGCCATCTCAAGAag GAGGAGGCTGAGATCCAGGTGGAACTTGAACGACTGGAGCGTGTGCGGAACCTCCACATTCGAGAGCTGAAGAGGATCAACAATGAAGACAGCTCTCA gttcAAAGACCATCCCACTCTGAATGAGCGCTACCTGCTGCTGCACTTGCTAGGCCGAGGAGGCTTCAGTGAAGTTTACAAG GCGTTTGACTTGTTTGAGCAGCGCTACGCTGCAGTCAAAATCCACCAGCTCAACAAGAActggagggaggagaaaaaggAGAACTACCACAA ACATGCCTGTCGAGAATACAGGATCCACAAGCAACTGGACCATCCCAGAATAGTCAAATTGTATGACTATTTTTCCTTGGACACAGACAC GTTCTGCACGGTTCTTGAGTTCTGCGAGGGGAACGATCTGGACTTCTACCTGAAGCAGCACAAGCTGATGTCTGAGAAGGAGGCGCGCTCCATCATCATGCAGATCGTCAACGCGCTCAAGTACCTCAACGAGATCAAACCGCCCATCATCCACTATGACCTTaagccag gcaACATACTGTTGGTGGATGGGACAGCCTGTGGTGAGATTAAGATCACAGACTTTGGCCTGTCCAAGATCATGGATGACGACAACTATGGCGTGGATGGGATGGACCTCACTTCACAAGGGGCCGGAACTTACTG GTACCTGCCTCCAGAGTGCTTTGTCGTGGGAAAAGAACCTCCAAAGATCTCCAATAAAGTAGACGTTTGGTCTGTGGGAGTCATATTCTTCCAGTGTCTGTACGGCCGCAAG CCGTTTGGACACAACCAGTCTCAGCAGGACATCCTTCAGGAGAACACCATCCTCAAAGCCACTGAGGTGCAGTTCCCTGTCAAACCCGTCGCCAGCAACGAGGCCAAg gCGTTTATCCGGCGCTGCCTGGCCTACAGGAAAGAGGACCGCTTTGACGTGCAGCAGCTGTGCAGTGACTCGTACCTGCTGCCTCACATGCGGCGCTCCAATTCGTCGGGCAACCTGCAAGCCCCGCCCTCTAGCCCAGCCTCCTCAGGCATCATCTCCTACTGA